The Daphnia magna isolate NIES linkage group LG6, ASM2063170v1.1, whole genome shotgun sequence genome segment ctaggtttttttttcagaaaaatatGTCTTATGTGgcatggcttttttttttcttcatgtGAATCATGTGGATCGTCAGCTTTGGGTCGAGTTTTATTAACGAAAGAATCATTCTCGTATTTTACGATCGGACCTTAAcatacagttttttttttttaacttaactTTTGGGTAGGGATCCTGAGCTAGAACCTGCTGGAGGAACGGATGACGAGGACAAAAAACCAGAGAAAAGCAACAAACAACCACAGCCTCGCAGGAGATTCCAATGGAGTAAAGAAATGCGGTAATATACTTCAAAATCTTAAATTGCATCGATTCGTTATAAACCGTTTGTTTTACCTTTCCTCTAGGTCAATATTGAACCAAGTAGTTTACTTAAAAGCCGAGTGCTTCAACTGGTCAAAACTACGAAAGGAAACTGCTGCTGAGTATCTGCTTCGTTTCCTAGATTCAGAAATTCGTCTACTCTGGCCGAAAGGTTGGATGACGGCGAAAATTCTCTTCAAAGAAAGCCAAGAAGCTCATTCCTTTGTGACGTGAGTTTTAGCTTCATTTAGATAGACAATAATAATTTGTACCAAAAATCGGGTTAGTCCACGCATTTcgtctcgtttttttttgtttgttttttcccccattagatcgaaatcaaaattgaatccAGCAATTAAAAAACCTAGCATTCCTCGCTCAGGATTAGTTGATGCTTTGGCACTACCGTCGCCGGTTGCTCCGTCCACACTGTCCCAAAATGCTACAAATACTCCGCCATCCTCTGTCTCTAAAGAGATAAAGAAATCTCAGCTCAAAGATCGGATGTTATCGGCAACAGCACAACCTTTAGTTCGACAAGATTCCAACTCTGTCCACCATCGAAGCGATTCTGCTCCCAATTTATCCTCAGGAAAAGCCGAAAAGTCTCGGTCAGAAGTGAACGTACCCACCGTTAGGCCGGACAATGGCGCCAAGTTAGACGTTACCAAACATCGTCCACGGCCAGACCCAACGTGTTCTGCCGCACGAACAGAAATTCATCACATAACTAAAGATGCTAACAAATCTAGTTTTCGCCAAAGTGAGAGTCCTCATTCCACAAATCACAGTAGAGTGACCGAAGCCAACCAAACGAACAATTCGAAATCGGACCACTCGAGTGATCTTGTGAAACCGAAAAGCGAGGGCGCCACATCCAAAGCAAACCCCGTCCAAGTTCGATCTGATTTGGGTATGGTTAAAAGCGACGCACCCCAATCTACAAAGCCTAATAAAGTTGACTCGATCAAACCGCGCCACGATTCGAATTCGGTTTCACGTGGAACGGAGAGCAACAAACAATCAAGATCAGACAGTGCCGCTTCCTCAGAAATTAAATTGAATTCAGTTTTACGTGGACCGGATAGCGGTAAACAGTCTCGATGGGATAACGCCTCATCGTCTGAAGTGAAAATTCGTTTTGATCATGGACAAACTGTGACAAAAGTTGAGCCAGCTCAGAATAAAGTTGATGTTATCCCGTCCGACGGGAACTCCACGAGCAACTCGAAAGTGAGCAAAACCAGCAAACCTGCTCCAACCGTAAGCGCATCTCTAGCAAGTTCTCTAGCCTCTTTCGTCGATTCGGGTCTGCGTTGGACGGATAGTACTCCAGGCGTGTTGGACCTTAGCGATGATCAACAACAACCTCGACTTGCGTCAAAAGCAGCTGACTTGTCTTCTACTCGAGCAGATTCGCATTTCGCCAAGGATCCTGTTCCTAAATCCGAAGAAACAGAGGACCAGGAATCCTTGCTACAACGTGATTTGGCTATGGTACTGGAAGAAATCAGCCAAATTACACGACTAGTCGAGGGGAAAGACCTTACGCAGCCACCACAAATGACCAAATCTTCCGACTCTAGGACCAAAAGTGTCATCAAGACCACAGGATCGCTCTCTACCTCGCATATGCCAGCGTCGGCACCTTCCTTAACGTCTAATCCTGCTTCCAGGTCTTCGACAACAAGTGGCTCGGCTCTGCCACCAAAATTAACGGCAGCTACACGCACACCGCCGCCAATTGTCTCAACTCCCGTCAGTCGGATTAGTAGTTCACCTACTGGTGCCAACAGCTCAGTTCAATTGATCTCGCCAACTCACTCGTCAAGAACTATGTCTCCTGTTTCCAGTGATCATCTAAAATCAGGCGAGAAAGTCTAGAACtataaaaatacaaatgaaTTCAGTTCACAGTATAAAACGTGTTTGGATCTTGTCTTTGATTGTAATACATTTCTCTCGTGTACTCGTATCAGGTTCAGGACAAGGAAAATATAATTCGAGCATAAGTAAATTGCTTTTGAGCGAATTCATGATGACTCCACCTACAGCCCACTCTTCCAGTCGACACGCAGGGGATTTTTTCAATTCGGGACATCTCAGtccagagaaaagaaaaccggATGCAATCTCTAATCAGCAGTCGTTGCCACCACTCCCTGCTCATCAACAGCACGTCAGCACCAACTCCATTCCCAGAAGCTCACCAAACAGCATGTACAGGTATTCTGTTACTGAATGAGGAAACAAGGCACACTAACTTGAAGCATTTCGTATGCGATTTACAGAAATTACCCAGCATCAACTGCGCAGGTGGTCTCTACTCCTACTAGTACCTTGGCAATGAGAAGTTCCCACAGCATCGAGTCGTTAATTCAGGTATGTAGCAAGTAAAGAACACTAAACACTGTATGCAATCCGCCAGACGTTagcttcgtttttttttattttttggaaaTGGCTTGTTTAGACGAAAAAA includes the following:
- the LOC116924762 gene encoding ubinuclein-1 isoform X3 translates to MSEPKRIALIPLAASAADAVQPLPTTKKDKKSSAVIVKTHRFSLTLPDSTEKSCPEFNFADLISSLTKKKESHATNGSTPAVSAGPLLDPFAEDDEDQLRGIAKKFEEKYGLPVAKKKKSRKYDDYVDLGAGYDENDPFIDNTDAYDEIVPAEVTTAHGGFYINSGALEFKPVEKRSDSESESESESSESESEDSLSEASTTPISTNKKRRVIESDDDDSPEEIQLNGSEGEETEAKKKKLRLDDSGSVQQAKRKKVSSPLDTAVIGEASSISSKKPRPSVKELLQQKRELEKTTPEIVEKLVTKNLNNNVPVAPTAVVTTPPVAKDVLQLKRDKEREVVDLSVGSKPTPETAVVTTDSSSDSSDSSSDSSESESGGDEDEDGRDADVMKGENDPDAKLPNNLTPATLAVIEDIKKAAASSDQQGKCRFFSTEINRLLLAIELQARQYSCSKRQAIYSHLAGFLPCTKHTLLKRAKNLVLEDVESKLKPAIKKLQLSVEKVIAEQIERHATQCQRLADAKDPELEPAGGTDDEDKKPEKSNKQPQPRRRFQWSKEMRSILNQVVYLKAECFNWSKLRKETAAEYLLRFLDSEIRLLWPKGWMTAKILFKESQEAHSFVTSKSKLNPAIKKPSIPRSGLVDALALPSPVAPSTLSQNATNTPPSSVSKEIKKSQLKDRMLSATAQPLVRQDSNSVHHRSDSAPNLSSGKAEKSRSEVNVPTVRPDNGAKLDVTKHRPRPDPTCSAARTEIHHITKDANKSSFRQSESPHSTNHSRVTEANQTNNSKSDHSSDLVKPKSEGATSKANPVQVRSDLGMVKSDAPQSTKPNKVDSIKPRHDSNSVSRGTESNKQSRSDSAASSEIKLNSVLRGPDSGKQSRWDNASSSEVKIRFDHGQTVTKVEPAQNKVDVIPSDGNSTSNSKVSKTSKPAPTVSASLASSLASFVDSGLRWTDSTPGVLDLSDDQQQPRLASKAADLSSTRADSHFAKDPVPKSEETEDQESLLQRDLAMVLEEISQITRLVEGKDLTQPPQMTKSSDSRTKSVIKTTGSLSTSHMPASAPSLTSNPASRSSTTSGSALPPKLTAATRTPPPIVSTPVSRISSSPTGANSSVQLISPTHSSRTMSPVSSDHLKSGSGQGKYNSSISKLLLSEFMMTPPTAHSSSRHAGDFFNSGHLSPEKRKPDAISNQQSLPPLPAHQQHVSTNSIPRSSPNSMYRNYPASTAQVVSTPTSTLAMRSSHSIESLIQTKKSPTETSSSHRSVGNVHPGQQTSQSQQLAQPSVSKHDPLSIFMAQKNSQKSPHGDYNYYTQPGTGHHQQSS
- the LOC116924762 gene encoding ubinuclein-1 isoform X1, giving the protein MSEPKRIALIPLAASAADAVQPLPTTKKDKKSSAVIVKTHRFSLTLPDSTEKSCPEFNFADLISSLTKKKESHATNGSTPAVSAGPLLDPFAEDDEDQLRGIAKKFEEKYGLPVAKKKKSRKYDDYVDLGAGYDENDPFIDNTDAYDEIVPAEVTTAHGGFYINSGALEFKPVEKRSDSESESESESSESESEDSLSEASTTPISTNKKRRVIESDDDDSPEEIQLNGSEGEETEAKKKKLRLDDSGSVQQAKRKKVSSPLDTAVIGEASSISSKKPRPSVKELLQQKRELEKTTPEIVEKLVTKNLNNNVPVAPTAVVTTPPVAKDVLQLKRDKEREVVDLSVGSKPTPETAVVTTDSSSDSSDSSSDSSESESGGDEDEDGRDADVMKGENDPDAKLPNNLTPATLAVIEDIKKAAASSDQQGKCRFFSTEINRLLLAIELQARQYSCSKRQAIYSHLAGFLPCTKHTLLKRAKNLVLEDVESKLKPAIKKLQLSVEKVIAEQIERHATQCQRLADANPERYLEYYRYVWDPELEPAGGTDDEDKKPEKSNKQPQPRRRFQWSKEMRSILNQVVYLKAECFNWSKLRKETAAEYLLRFLDSEIRLLWPKGWMTAKILFKESQEAHSFVTSKSKLNPAIKKPSIPRSGLVDALALPSPVAPSTLSQNATNTPPSSVSKEIKKSQLKDRMLSATAQPLVRQDSNSVHHRSDSAPNLSSGKAEKSRSEVNVPTVRPDNGAKLDVTKHRPRPDPTCSAARTEIHHITKDANKSSFRQSESPHSTNHSRVTEANQTNNSKSDHSSDLVKPKSEGATSKANPVQVRSDLGMVKSDAPQSTKPNKVDSIKPRHDSNSVSRGTESNKQSRSDSAASSEIKLNSVLRGPDSGKQSRWDNASSSEVKIRFDHGQTVTKVEPAQNKVDVIPSDGNSTSNSKVSKTSKPAPTVSASLASSLASFVDSGLRWTDSTPGVLDLSDDQQQPRLASKAADLSSTRADSHFAKDPVPKSEETEDQESLLQRDLAMVLEEISQITRLVEGKDLTQPPQMTKSSDSRTKSVIKTTGSLSTSHMPASAPSLTSNPASRSSTTSGSALPPKLTAATRTPPPIVSTPVSRISSSPTGANSSVQLISPTHSSRTMSPVSSDHLKSGSGQGKYNSSISKLLLSEFMMTPPTAHSSSRHAGDFFNSGHLSPEKRKPDAISNQQSLPPLPAHQQHVSTNSIPRSSPNSMYRNYPASTAQVVSTPTSTLAMRSSHSIESLIQTKKSPTETSSSHRSVGNVHPGQQTSQSQQLAQPSVSKHDPLSIFMAQKNSQKSPHGDYNYYTQPGTGHHQQSS
- the LOC116924762 gene encoding ubinuclein-1 isoform X2, with amino-acid sequence MSEPKRIALIPLAASAADAVQPLPTTKKDKKSSAVIVKTHRFSLTLPDSTEKSCPEFNFADLISSLTKKKESHATNGSTPAVSAGPLLDPFAEDDEDQLRGIAKKFEEKYGLPVAKKKKSRKYDDYVDLGAGYDENDPFIDNTDAYDEIVPAEVTTAHGGFYINSGALEFKPVEKRSDSESESESESSESESEDSLSEASTTPISTNKKRRVIESDDDDSPEEIQLNGSEGEETEAKKKKLRLDDSGSVQQAKRKKVSSPLDTAVIGEASSISSKKPRPSVKELLQQKRELEKTTPEIVEKLVTKNLNNNVPVAPTAVVTTPPVAKDVLQLKRDKEREVVDLSVGSKPTPETAVVTTDSSSDSSDSSSDSSESESGGDEDEDGRDADVMKGENDPDAKLPNNLTPATLAVIEDIKKAAASSDQQGKCRFFSTEINRLLLAIELQARQYSCSKRQAIYSHLAGFLPCTKHTLLKRAKNLVLEDVESKLKPAIKKLQLSVEKVIAEQIERHATQCQRLADANPERYLEYYRYVWDPELEPAGGTDDEDKKPEKSNKQPQPRRRFQWSKEMRSILNQVVYLKAECFNWSKLRKETAAEYLLRFLDSEIRLLWPKGWMTAKILFKESQEAHSFVTSKSKLNPAIKKPSIPRSGLVDALALPSPVAPSTLSQNATNTPPSSVSKEIKKSQLKDRMLSATAQPLVRQDSNSVHHRSDSAPNLSSGKAEKSRSEVNVPTVRPDNGAKLDVTKHRPRPDPTCSAARTEIHHITKDANKSSFRQSESPHSTNHSRVTEANQTNNSKSDHSSDLVKPKSEGATSKANPVQVRSDLGMVKSDAPQSTKPNKVDSIKPRHDSNSVSRGTESNKQSRSDSAASSEIKLNSVLRGPDSGKQSRWDNASSSEVKIRFDHGQTVTKVEPAQNKVDVIPSDGNSTSNSKVSKTSKPAPTVSASLASSLASFVDSGLRWTDSTPGVLDLSDDQQQPRLASKAADLSSTRADSHFAKDPVPKSEETEDQESLLQRDLAMVLEEISQITRLVEGKDLTQPPQMTKSSDSRTKSVIKTTGSLSTSHMPASAPSLTSNPASRSSTTSGSALPPKLTAATRTPPPIVSTPVSRISSSPTGANSSVQLISPTHSSRTMSPVSSDHLKSGSGQGKYNSSISKLLLSEFMMTPPTAHSSSRHAGDFFNSGHLSPEKRKPDAISNQQSLPPLPAHQQHVSTNSIPRSSPNSINYPASTAQVVSTPTSTLAMRSSHSIESLIQTKKSPTETSSSHRSVGNVHPGQQTSQSQQLAQPSVSKHDPLSIFMAQKNSQKSPHGDYNYYTQPGTGHHQQSS